One genomic region from Bombus terrestris chromosome 15, iyBomTerr1.2, whole genome shotgun sequence encodes:
- the LOC100642540 gene encoding attractin-like protein 1 isoform X2 encodes MAEVVQMFLFLYKSKYRRKGQCREVVRDQCGVIAVPWPILWAALICWVVHVTAAASSSSSSLTTETTCDTDSCVNGDCVNGTCVCHEGWQGLACQFCGGKVRLTEPTGNIHDGIGNYTADVKCSWLIESNPNSTIRMHVEQFATECGWDHMYIYDGDSVEAPLVAVFSGLMHKDGYHIRRVPEVIARSGTALLHFYSDVAYNMSGFNISYKINACPSRYSHTDCSGHGVCIDGVCTCDATWTGEACEIQVCPNNCSDNHGQGECNRESHHCDCVHGFKGSDCSQRSDRGFWESVSYKNLSPEGSASHCSIVWKDSLYIVGGESFHRAKMINVYDFNGNVWETPHVEGKVPQPRYAHSCILFGDKIFMYGGVLPNSTVTNEIWAFDVSAKVWENVTVHDNFHNNKTIRGGPLKVAGHSATLVHGKKEKMVVIFGYSPQYGYLNEVQECYLGTREWQIVETAGFPVKGGYGHTSAYDPLTNLIYVYGGYVSETQITQVLTSRLYSYHPINREWRLLTSAPSARFFHTAVFVSGGLMIVFGGNMHNDTQHSDGTRCYSADTIAYDVTCDSWHQFSMPKEMTDLPRYGHIATVFEKSMYIYGGFDGQMLSDMSRYTPGNCEHLMNQNQCLNARTGVKCVWDKRENRCIQITKIPRHVLLNDDMHDGIYMRCLDDTPPRGMTSHKELCKLLTDCVACVQTSYNCVWCGKSCSYEICRDNANAPPTKAITDLAQCDLHTGIECLQLHTCHACSSNPHCIWSWSNGPDRCKPYSKARDQVTILNGTIQAQRLSIDSCRSPCVDYTSCKNCTESDCIWCQNEKKCVDKNAYPASFPYGQCREWTTIDAKCRPTETGKEWCTFYSSCTTCRSDPGCGWCDDGSGTGKGLCLPGGARGPSSKSLDACPAERWYFTKCPVCQCNGHSKCLSNSSICIQPCGNLTYGPHCDKCIPGYYGNPLNGATCQPCFCNNQGTQCTSETGKCFCTTKGIIGDHCERCDVSSLYHGDPTNKGSCFYDLAIDYQFTFNLSKKEDRQYRAINFKNSPPKPDIDAEFSITCSVLAKMNITVKRGNTPEIPLILGANCTTSMYKHRFIKDGYGFGSENNNTLTTFYVYVYDFQPPVWIQISFSQYSKLNLQQFFITFCTCFLALLLVAAILWKIKQKYDMYRRRQRLFVEMEQMASRAFSQVLVEIERRDIDNSDSERNESELINCRKKKKDAPSPIALEPCCGNRAAVLSLLVRLPTGGEPYTPAGQSAGLAVASALVTLGSPRRPSQELTTKEPTKTRKSASQHPDSTCI; translated from the exons ACTGACGGAACCAACAGGAAACATTCACGACGGTATCGGCAACTACACGGCGGACGTAAAGTGTTCCTGGTTGATCGAGAGCAACCCAAACTCCACGATACGGATGCACGTGGAGCAATTCGCGACAGAATGCGGTTGGGACCACATGTACATCTACGACGGTGACAGCGTCGAGGCGCCGTTGGTTGCCGTCTTCTCCGGATTGATGCACAAAGATGGCTACCACATACGGCGCGTGCCGGAAGTAATCGCGCGCTCTGGAACCGCGCTGCTTCACTTCTACTCGGACGTCGCATACAACATGAGCGGCTTCAATATCAGTTACAAGATCAACGCCTGCCCTAGCAG GTATTCGCACACTGACTGTTCCGGCCATGGAGTCTGCATCGACGGTGTGTGTACGTGCGATGCCACGTGGACCGGTGAAGCTTGCGAGATTCAAGTTTGTCCAAACAATTGCTCCGATAATCACGGACAGGGCGAGTGTAACCGCGAGAGCCATCATTGTGACTGCGTGCACGGTTTCAAGG GTTCCGACTGCAGCCAAAGAAGCGATCGTGGATTCTGGGAAAGCGTATCCTACAAAAATTTGTCACCGGAAGGTTCGGCTAGTCATTGCTCTATCGTTTGGAAGGATTCCTTATACATAGTCGGCGGTGAGAGCTTTCATCGCGCAAAAATGATCAACGTTTATGATTTCAATGGAAACGTCTGGGAGACCCCTCACGTCGAGGGTAAGGTTCCTCAGCCTCGGTACGCTCATTCGTGCATACTCTTTGGCGACAAGATATTCATGTACGGTGGTGTACTGCCTAATTCTACGGTGACCAATGAGATCTGGGCGTTCGATGTGTCGGCAAAAGTCTGGGAGAATGTAACGGTGCACGATAACTTCCATAACAACAAAACCATACGTGGTGGTCCTTTAAAG GTAGCCGGACACTCTGCAACCTTGGTAcacggaaaaaaagaaaagatggtgGTGATATTTGGCTATTCGCCTCAGTATGGTTATCTGAATGAAGTTCAAGAATGTTATTTGGGTACTCGTGAGTGGCAAATTGTGGAGACTGCTGGATTCCCTGTGAAGGGTGGTTATGGTCATACATCTGCCTATGATCCGTTGACGAATCTCATCTACGTGTACGGAGGATACGTATCAGAGACACAAATCACACAGGTGTTAACCAGTCGACTATACTCCTATCATCCTATTAATCGTGAATGGAGGTTGCTCACGTCAGCGCCATCGGCTCGTTTCTTTCATACGGCTGTATTCGTTTCTGGTGGCTTGATGATCGTCTTTGGCGGTAACATGCACAACGATACGCAACATTCGGACGGAACGAGATGTTATTCAGCGGATACAATAGCGTACGACGTTACGTGCGACTCGTGGCATCAATTTTCTATGCCTAAAGAGATGACCGATCTGCCTAGGTATGGACATATTGCAACTGTATTTGAGAAGTCTATGTACATTTATGGAGGATTCGATGGACAGATGTTATCTGACATGTCAAG GTACACACCAGGGAACTGTGAGCACTTGATGAATCAGAATCAGTGTTTGAACGCAAGGACAGGCGTGAAGTGCGTGTGGGATAAGAGAGAGAATCGGTGTATACAGATCACCAAGATACCCCGACACGTGCTTCTTAACGACGACATGCACGACGGAATTTACATGAGGTGCTTAGACGATACGCCACCTCGTGGGATGACGTCCCACAAGGAATTATGCAAACTGCTCACAGACTGTGTGGCATGCGTACAGACTTCGTACAATTGCGTATGGTGCGGCAAGAGTTGTTCGTACGAGATTTGCCGAGACAACGCTAACGCACCTCCGACAAAGGCGATCACCGATCTGGCACAATGCGACCTTCATACTGGCATAGAGTGTTTACAATTGCACACGTGCCATGCGTGCTCCAGTAATCCACATTGCATCTGGTCTTGGTCGAATGGACCTGATCGGTGTAAGCCGTACTCGAAGGCTCGAGAC CAAGTGACGATTTTAAACGGAACTATTCAAGCGCAGAGGCTGTCCATAGACTCTTGTCGCAGTCCTTGCGTAGACTACACTTCCTGTAAAAATTGCACAGAGTCTGATTGCATCTGGTGTCAGAACGAGAAGAAATGCGTGGACAAAAATGCGTACCCCGCGAGCTTCCCTTACGGGCAATGTCGCGAGTGGACTACGATCGATGCGAAATGTCGGCCGACGGAAACGGGGAAAGAATGGTGCACGTTTTATTCGTCTTGTACGACGTGCCGCTCCGATCCTGGATGTGGATGGTGCGACGATGGTTCAGGGACAGGAAAGGGACTCTGCTTGCCAGGTGGGGCTCGTGGTCCAAGTAGTAAAAGCTTGGACGCATGCCCGGCCGAACGATGGTACTTCACTAAATGCCCTG TTTGCCAATGCAACGGGCACAGCAAGTGTCTCTCGAATAGCAGTATATGTATCCAACCGTGTGGAAATTTAACATACGGACCTCACTGCGATAAATGCATTCCCGGCTATTACGGCAATCCACTGAATGGAGCGACTTGTCAAC CCTGTTTTTGTAATAATCAAGGCACGCAGTGTACCAGCGAGACGGGCAAATGTTTCTGTACAACGAAAGGCATTATCGGGGATCATTGTGAACGATGTGACGTATCTAGCCTTTACCACGGAGATCCTACCAATAAAGGATCGTGTTTTT ATGATCTGGCGATTGATTATCAATTTACATTCAATTTAAGTAAAAAAGAGGACCGTCAGTACCGAGCGATCAATTTTAAGAATTCTCCGCCAAAACCCGATATCGATGCTGAGTTTTCCATTACGTGTTCTGTATTGGCTAAAATGAACATCACCGTGAAGAGAGGCAACACGCCGGAAATACCGTTGATTCTTGGTGCGAATTGCACCACCAGCATGTACAAGCATCGATTTATCAAAGACGGTTACGGTTTCGGTAGCGAGAACAATAATACATTAACCACGTTTTATGTTTACGTGTACGACTTCCAGCCGCCTGTGTGGATTCAAATTTCCTTCTCGCAATATTCCAAACTCAACTTGCAACAGTTCTTCATAACATTTTGCAC GTGCTTCCTCGCTCTCCTGTTGGTGGCTGCTATCCTTTGGAagattaaacaaaaatatgataTGTACAGAAGAAGACAGAGATTGTTCGTAGAAATGGAGCAAATGGCCAGTAGAGCGTTTAGCCAGGTTTTGGTAGAAATCGAGAGGCGGGACATCGATAATTCTGACTCCGAGCGAAACGAGTCCGAGTTAATCAATTGCCGCAAGAAGAAAAAG GATGCCCCTAGTCCGATCGCGTTGGAGCCCTGTTGCGGTAACAGAGCAGCGGTCCTGTCGTTGCTAGTCAGACTGCCTACTGGCGGTGAACCTTATACGCCAGCTGGTCAGAGCGCTGGTTTAGCCGTAGCATCTGCGTTAGTTACGCTGGGTAGTCCGCGGAGGCCTTCTCAGGAATTGACGACGAAGGAACCGACAAAAACACGAAAGTCTGCCAGTCAACACCCAGATTCCACATGCATTTAG
- the LOC100642540 gene encoding attractin-like protein 1 isoform X1, with translation MAEVVQMFLFLYKSKYRRKGQCREVVRDQCGVIAVPWPILWAALICWVVHVTAAASSSSSSLTTETTCDTDSCVNGDCVNGTCVCHEGWQGLACQFCGGKVRLTEPTGNIHDGIGNYTADVKCSWLIESNPNSTIRMHVEQFATECGWDHMYIYDGDSVEAPLVAVFSGLMHKDGYHIRRVPEVIARSGTALLHFYSDVAYNMSGFNISYKINACPSRYSHTDCSGHGVCIDGVCTCDATWTGEACEIQVCPNNCSDNHGQGECNRESHHCDCVHGFKGSDCSQRSDRGFWESVSYKNLSPEGSASHCSIVWKDSLYIVGGESFHRAKMINVYDFNGNVWETPHVEGKVPQPRYAHSCILFGDKIFMYGGVLPNSTVTNEIWAFDVSAKVWENVTVHDNFHNNKTIRGGPLKVAGHSATLVHGKKEKMVVIFGYSPQYGYLNEVQECYLGTREWQIVETAGFPVKGGYGHTSAYDPLTNLIYVYGGYVSETQITQVLTSRLYSYHPINREWRLLTSAPSARFFHTAVFVSGGLMIVFGGNMHNDTQHSDGTRCYSADTIAYDVTCDSWHQFSMPKEMTDLPRYGHIATVFEKSMYIYGGFDGQMLSDMSRYTPGNCEHLMNQNQCLNARTGVKCVWDKRENRCIQITKIPRHVLLNDDMHDGIYMRCLDDTPPRGMTSHKELCKLLTDCVACVQTSYNCVWCGKSCSYEICRDNANAPPTKAITDLAQCDLHTGIECLQLHTCHACSSNPHCIWSWSNGPDRCKPYSKARDQVTILNGTIQAQRLSIDSCRSPCVDYTSCKNCTESDCIWCQNEKKCVDKNAYPASFPYGQCREWTTIDAKCRPTETGKEWCTFYSSCTTCRSDPGCGWCDDGSGTGKGLCLPGGARGPSSKSLDACPAERWYFTKCPVCQCNGHSKCLSNSSICIQPCGNLTYGPHCDKCIPGYYGNPLNGATCQPCFCNNQGTQCTSETGKCFCTTKGIIGDHCERCDVSSLYHGDPTNKGSCFYDLAIDYQFTFNLSKKEDRQYRAINFKNSPPKPDIDAEFSITCSVLAKMNITVKRGNTPEIPLILGANCTTSMYKHRFIKDGYGFGSENNNTLTTFYVYVYDFQPPVWIQISFSQYSKLNLQQFFITFCTDYMPRCFLALLLVAAILWKIKQKYDMYRRRQRLFVEMEQMASRAFSQVLVEIERRDIDNSDSERNESELINCRKKKKDAPSPIALEPCCGNRAAVLSLLVRLPTGGEPYTPAGQSAGLAVASALVTLGSPRRPSQELTTKEPTKTRKSASQHPDSTCI, from the exons ACTGACGGAACCAACAGGAAACATTCACGACGGTATCGGCAACTACACGGCGGACGTAAAGTGTTCCTGGTTGATCGAGAGCAACCCAAACTCCACGATACGGATGCACGTGGAGCAATTCGCGACAGAATGCGGTTGGGACCACATGTACATCTACGACGGTGACAGCGTCGAGGCGCCGTTGGTTGCCGTCTTCTCCGGATTGATGCACAAAGATGGCTACCACATACGGCGCGTGCCGGAAGTAATCGCGCGCTCTGGAACCGCGCTGCTTCACTTCTACTCGGACGTCGCATACAACATGAGCGGCTTCAATATCAGTTACAAGATCAACGCCTGCCCTAGCAG GTATTCGCACACTGACTGTTCCGGCCATGGAGTCTGCATCGACGGTGTGTGTACGTGCGATGCCACGTGGACCGGTGAAGCTTGCGAGATTCAAGTTTGTCCAAACAATTGCTCCGATAATCACGGACAGGGCGAGTGTAACCGCGAGAGCCATCATTGTGACTGCGTGCACGGTTTCAAGG GTTCCGACTGCAGCCAAAGAAGCGATCGTGGATTCTGGGAAAGCGTATCCTACAAAAATTTGTCACCGGAAGGTTCGGCTAGTCATTGCTCTATCGTTTGGAAGGATTCCTTATACATAGTCGGCGGTGAGAGCTTTCATCGCGCAAAAATGATCAACGTTTATGATTTCAATGGAAACGTCTGGGAGACCCCTCACGTCGAGGGTAAGGTTCCTCAGCCTCGGTACGCTCATTCGTGCATACTCTTTGGCGACAAGATATTCATGTACGGTGGTGTACTGCCTAATTCTACGGTGACCAATGAGATCTGGGCGTTCGATGTGTCGGCAAAAGTCTGGGAGAATGTAACGGTGCACGATAACTTCCATAACAACAAAACCATACGTGGTGGTCCTTTAAAG GTAGCCGGACACTCTGCAACCTTGGTAcacggaaaaaaagaaaagatggtgGTGATATTTGGCTATTCGCCTCAGTATGGTTATCTGAATGAAGTTCAAGAATGTTATTTGGGTACTCGTGAGTGGCAAATTGTGGAGACTGCTGGATTCCCTGTGAAGGGTGGTTATGGTCATACATCTGCCTATGATCCGTTGACGAATCTCATCTACGTGTACGGAGGATACGTATCAGAGACACAAATCACACAGGTGTTAACCAGTCGACTATACTCCTATCATCCTATTAATCGTGAATGGAGGTTGCTCACGTCAGCGCCATCGGCTCGTTTCTTTCATACGGCTGTATTCGTTTCTGGTGGCTTGATGATCGTCTTTGGCGGTAACATGCACAACGATACGCAACATTCGGACGGAACGAGATGTTATTCAGCGGATACAATAGCGTACGACGTTACGTGCGACTCGTGGCATCAATTTTCTATGCCTAAAGAGATGACCGATCTGCCTAGGTATGGACATATTGCAACTGTATTTGAGAAGTCTATGTACATTTATGGAGGATTCGATGGACAGATGTTATCTGACATGTCAAG GTACACACCAGGGAACTGTGAGCACTTGATGAATCAGAATCAGTGTTTGAACGCAAGGACAGGCGTGAAGTGCGTGTGGGATAAGAGAGAGAATCGGTGTATACAGATCACCAAGATACCCCGACACGTGCTTCTTAACGACGACATGCACGACGGAATTTACATGAGGTGCTTAGACGATACGCCACCTCGTGGGATGACGTCCCACAAGGAATTATGCAAACTGCTCACAGACTGTGTGGCATGCGTACAGACTTCGTACAATTGCGTATGGTGCGGCAAGAGTTGTTCGTACGAGATTTGCCGAGACAACGCTAACGCACCTCCGACAAAGGCGATCACCGATCTGGCACAATGCGACCTTCATACTGGCATAGAGTGTTTACAATTGCACACGTGCCATGCGTGCTCCAGTAATCCACATTGCATCTGGTCTTGGTCGAATGGACCTGATCGGTGTAAGCCGTACTCGAAGGCTCGAGAC CAAGTGACGATTTTAAACGGAACTATTCAAGCGCAGAGGCTGTCCATAGACTCTTGTCGCAGTCCTTGCGTAGACTACACTTCCTGTAAAAATTGCACAGAGTCTGATTGCATCTGGTGTCAGAACGAGAAGAAATGCGTGGACAAAAATGCGTACCCCGCGAGCTTCCCTTACGGGCAATGTCGCGAGTGGACTACGATCGATGCGAAATGTCGGCCGACGGAAACGGGGAAAGAATGGTGCACGTTTTATTCGTCTTGTACGACGTGCCGCTCCGATCCTGGATGTGGATGGTGCGACGATGGTTCAGGGACAGGAAAGGGACTCTGCTTGCCAGGTGGGGCTCGTGGTCCAAGTAGTAAAAGCTTGGACGCATGCCCGGCCGAACGATGGTACTTCACTAAATGCCCTG TTTGCCAATGCAACGGGCACAGCAAGTGTCTCTCGAATAGCAGTATATGTATCCAACCGTGTGGAAATTTAACATACGGACCTCACTGCGATAAATGCATTCCCGGCTATTACGGCAATCCACTGAATGGAGCGACTTGTCAAC CCTGTTTTTGTAATAATCAAGGCACGCAGTGTACCAGCGAGACGGGCAAATGTTTCTGTACAACGAAAGGCATTATCGGGGATCATTGTGAACGATGTGACGTATCTAGCCTTTACCACGGAGATCCTACCAATAAAGGATCGTGTTTTT ATGATCTGGCGATTGATTATCAATTTACATTCAATTTAAGTAAAAAAGAGGACCGTCAGTACCGAGCGATCAATTTTAAGAATTCTCCGCCAAAACCCGATATCGATGCTGAGTTTTCCATTACGTGTTCTGTATTGGCTAAAATGAACATCACCGTGAAGAGAGGCAACACGCCGGAAATACCGTTGATTCTTGGTGCGAATTGCACCACCAGCATGTACAAGCATCGATTTATCAAAGACGGTTACGGTTTCGGTAGCGAGAACAATAATACATTAACCACGTTTTATGTTTACGTGTACGACTTCCAGCCGCCTGTGTGGATTCAAATTTCCTTCTCGCAATATTCCAAACTCAACTTGCAACAGTTCTTCATAACATTTTGCAC AGATTACATGCCTAGGTGCTTCCTCGCTCTCCTGTTGGTGGCTGCTATCCTTTGGAagattaaacaaaaatatgataTGTACAGAAGAAGACAGAGATTGTTCGTAGAAATGGAGCAAATGGCCAGTAGAGCGTTTAGCCAGGTTTTGGTAGAAATCGAGAGGCGGGACATCGATAATTCTGACTCCGAGCGAAACGAGTCCGAGTTAATCAATTGCCGCAAGAAGAAAAAG GATGCCCCTAGTCCGATCGCGTTGGAGCCCTGTTGCGGTAACAGAGCAGCGGTCCTGTCGTTGCTAGTCAGACTGCCTACTGGCGGTGAACCTTATACGCCAGCTGGTCAGAGCGCTGGTTTAGCCGTAGCATCTGCGTTAGTTACGCTGGGTAGTCCGCGGAGGCCTTCTCAGGAATTGACGACGAAGGAACCGACAAAAACACGAAAGTCTGCCAGTCAACACCCAGATTCCACATGCATTTAG
- the LOC100642540 gene encoding attractin-like protein 1 isoform X3: MHVEQFATECGWDHMYIYDGDSVEAPLVAVFSGLMHKDGYHIRRVPEVIARSGTALLHFYSDVAYNMSGFNISYKINACPSRYSHTDCSGHGVCIDGVCTCDATWTGEACEIQVCPNNCSDNHGQGECNRESHHCDCVHGFKGSDCSQRSDRGFWESVSYKNLSPEGSASHCSIVWKDSLYIVGGESFHRAKMINVYDFNGNVWETPHVEGKVPQPRYAHSCILFGDKIFMYGGVLPNSTVTNEIWAFDVSAKVWENVTVHDNFHNNKTIRGGPLKVAGHSATLVHGKKEKMVVIFGYSPQYGYLNEVQECYLGTREWQIVETAGFPVKGGYGHTSAYDPLTNLIYVYGGYVSETQITQVLTSRLYSYHPINREWRLLTSAPSARFFHTAVFVSGGLMIVFGGNMHNDTQHSDGTRCYSADTIAYDVTCDSWHQFSMPKEMTDLPRYGHIATVFEKSMYIYGGFDGQMLSDMSRYTPGNCEHLMNQNQCLNARTGVKCVWDKRENRCIQITKIPRHVLLNDDMHDGIYMRCLDDTPPRGMTSHKELCKLLTDCVACVQTSYNCVWCGKSCSYEICRDNANAPPTKAITDLAQCDLHTGIECLQLHTCHACSSNPHCIWSWSNGPDRCKPYSKARDQVTILNGTIQAQRLSIDSCRSPCVDYTSCKNCTESDCIWCQNEKKCVDKNAYPASFPYGQCREWTTIDAKCRPTETGKEWCTFYSSCTTCRSDPGCGWCDDGSGTGKGLCLPGGARGPSSKSLDACPAERWYFTKCPVCQCNGHSKCLSNSSICIQPCGNLTYGPHCDKCIPGYYGNPLNGATCQPCFCNNQGTQCTSETGKCFCTTKGIIGDHCERCDVSSLYHGDPTNKGSCFYDLAIDYQFTFNLSKKEDRQYRAINFKNSPPKPDIDAEFSITCSVLAKMNITVKRGNTPEIPLILGANCTTSMYKHRFIKDGYGFGSENNNTLTTFYVYVYDFQPPVWIQISFSQYSKLNLQQFFITFCTDYMPRCFLALLLVAAILWKIKQKYDMYRRRQRLFVEMEQMASRAFSQVLVEIERRDIDNSDSERNESELINCRKKKKDAPSPIALEPCCGNRAAVLSLLVRLPTGGEPYTPAGQSAGLAVASALVTLGSPRRPSQELTTKEPTKTRKSASQHPDSTCI; the protein is encoded by the exons ATGCACGTGGAGCAATTCGCGACAGAATGCGGTTGGGACCACATGTACATCTACGACGGTGACAGCGTCGAGGCGCCGTTGGTTGCCGTCTTCTCCGGATTGATGCACAAAGATGGCTACCACATACGGCGCGTGCCGGAAGTAATCGCGCGCTCTGGAACCGCGCTGCTTCACTTCTACTCGGACGTCGCATACAACATGAGCGGCTTCAATATCAGTTACAAGATCAACGCCTGCCCTAGCAG GTATTCGCACACTGACTGTTCCGGCCATGGAGTCTGCATCGACGGTGTGTGTACGTGCGATGCCACGTGGACCGGTGAAGCTTGCGAGATTCAAGTTTGTCCAAACAATTGCTCCGATAATCACGGACAGGGCGAGTGTAACCGCGAGAGCCATCATTGTGACTGCGTGCACGGTTTCAAGG GTTCCGACTGCAGCCAAAGAAGCGATCGTGGATTCTGGGAAAGCGTATCCTACAAAAATTTGTCACCGGAAGGTTCGGCTAGTCATTGCTCTATCGTTTGGAAGGATTCCTTATACATAGTCGGCGGTGAGAGCTTTCATCGCGCAAAAATGATCAACGTTTATGATTTCAATGGAAACGTCTGGGAGACCCCTCACGTCGAGGGTAAGGTTCCTCAGCCTCGGTACGCTCATTCGTGCATACTCTTTGGCGACAAGATATTCATGTACGGTGGTGTACTGCCTAATTCTACGGTGACCAATGAGATCTGGGCGTTCGATGTGTCGGCAAAAGTCTGGGAGAATGTAACGGTGCACGATAACTTCCATAACAACAAAACCATACGTGGTGGTCCTTTAAAG GTAGCCGGACACTCTGCAACCTTGGTAcacggaaaaaaagaaaagatggtgGTGATATTTGGCTATTCGCCTCAGTATGGTTATCTGAATGAAGTTCAAGAATGTTATTTGGGTACTCGTGAGTGGCAAATTGTGGAGACTGCTGGATTCCCTGTGAAGGGTGGTTATGGTCATACATCTGCCTATGATCCGTTGACGAATCTCATCTACGTGTACGGAGGATACGTATCAGAGACACAAATCACACAGGTGTTAACCAGTCGACTATACTCCTATCATCCTATTAATCGTGAATGGAGGTTGCTCACGTCAGCGCCATCGGCTCGTTTCTTTCATACGGCTGTATTCGTTTCTGGTGGCTTGATGATCGTCTTTGGCGGTAACATGCACAACGATACGCAACATTCGGACGGAACGAGATGTTATTCAGCGGATACAATAGCGTACGACGTTACGTGCGACTCGTGGCATCAATTTTCTATGCCTAAAGAGATGACCGATCTGCCTAGGTATGGACATATTGCAACTGTATTTGAGAAGTCTATGTACATTTATGGAGGATTCGATGGACAGATGTTATCTGACATGTCAAG GTACACACCAGGGAACTGTGAGCACTTGATGAATCAGAATCAGTGTTTGAACGCAAGGACAGGCGTGAAGTGCGTGTGGGATAAGAGAGAGAATCGGTGTATACAGATCACCAAGATACCCCGACACGTGCTTCTTAACGACGACATGCACGACGGAATTTACATGAGGTGCTTAGACGATACGCCACCTCGTGGGATGACGTCCCACAAGGAATTATGCAAACTGCTCACAGACTGTGTGGCATGCGTACAGACTTCGTACAATTGCGTATGGTGCGGCAAGAGTTGTTCGTACGAGATTTGCCGAGACAACGCTAACGCACCTCCGACAAAGGCGATCACCGATCTGGCACAATGCGACCTTCATACTGGCATAGAGTGTTTACAATTGCACACGTGCCATGCGTGCTCCAGTAATCCACATTGCATCTGGTCTTGGTCGAATGGACCTGATCGGTGTAAGCCGTACTCGAAGGCTCGAGAC CAAGTGACGATTTTAAACGGAACTATTCAAGCGCAGAGGCTGTCCATAGACTCTTGTCGCAGTCCTTGCGTAGACTACACTTCCTGTAAAAATTGCACAGAGTCTGATTGCATCTGGTGTCAGAACGAGAAGAAATGCGTGGACAAAAATGCGTACCCCGCGAGCTTCCCTTACGGGCAATGTCGCGAGTGGACTACGATCGATGCGAAATGTCGGCCGACGGAAACGGGGAAAGAATGGTGCACGTTTTATTCGTCTTGTACGACGTGCCGCTCCGATCCTGGATGTGGATGGTGCGACGATGGTTCAGGGACAGGAAAGGGACTCTGCTTGCCAGGTGGGGCTCGTGGTCCAAGTAGTAAAAGCTTGGACGCATGCCCGGCCGAACGATGGTACTTCACTAAATGCCCTG TTTGCCAATGCAACGGGCACAGCAAGTGTCTCTCGAATAGCAGTATATGTATCCAACCGTGTGGAAATTTAACATACGGACCTCACTGCGATAAATGCATTCCCGGCTATTACGGCAATCCACTGAATGGAGCGACTTGTCAAC CCTGTTTTTGTAATAATCAAGGCACGCAGTGTACCAGCGAGACGGGCAAATGTTTCTGTACAACGAAAGGCATTATCGGGGATCATTGTGAACGATGTGACGTATCTAGCCTTTACCACGGAGATCCTACCAATAAAGGATCGTGTTTTT ATGATCTGGCGATTGATTATCAATTTACATTCAATTTAAGTAAAAAAGAGGACCGTCAGTACCGAGCGATCAATTTTAAGAATTCTCCGCCAAAACCCGATATCGATGCTGAGTTTTCCATTACGTGTTCTGTATTGGCTAAAATGAACATCACCGTGAAGAGAGGCAACACGCCGGAAATACCGTTGATTCTTGGTGCGAATTGCACCACCAGCATGTACAAGCATCGATTTATCAAAGACGGTTACGGTTTCGGTAGCGAGAACAATAATACATTAACCACGTTTTATGTTTACGTGTACGACTTCCAGCCGCCTGTGTGGATTCAAATTTCCTTCTCGCAATATTCCAAACTCAACTTGCAACAGTTCTTCATAACATTTTGCAC AGATTACATGCCTAGGTGCTTCCTCGCTCTCCTGTTGGTGGCTGCTATCCTTTGGAagattaaacaaaaatatgataTGTACAGAAGAAGACAGAGATTGTTCGTAGAAATGGAGCAAATGGCCAGTAGAGCGTTTAGCCAGGTTTTGGTAGAAATCGAGAGGCGGGACATCGATAATTCTGACTCCGAGCGAAACGAGTCCGAGTTAATCAATTGCCGCAAGAAGAAAAAG GATGCCCCTAGTCCGATCGCGTTGGAGCCCTGTTGCGGTAACAGAGCAGCGGTCCTGTCGTTGCTAGTCAGACTGCCTACTGGCGGTGAACCTTATACGCCAGCTGGTCAGAGCGCTGGTTTAGCCGTAGCATCTGCGTTAGTTACGCTGGGTAGTCCGCGGAGGCCTTCTCAGGAATTGACGACGAAGGAACCGACAAAAACACGAAAGTCTGCCAGTCAACACCCAGATTCCACATGCATTTAG